One Bemisia tabaci chromosome 7, PGI_BMITA_v3 DNA window includes the following coding sequences:
- the LOC109032695 gene encoding formylglycine-generating enzyme: MKDQPVLSFTVWGGLKFHSICHLIPENTSTIRMKILKSNFVSFLFLTNVHLLQFTQGSQSPEQGCGCSSTSRGTSDFPETSEDSCASTTFKNSLQDFNALGKYLKPKEATMVFPDMVLIQKGTFVMGSDSPIIPADGEGPAREVTVDGFLLDKYETSNSEFSAFVEATGHVTEAEKFGDSFVFDPLISEKVKEGISQAVAAAPWWLPVKGASWKHPEGLDSNIDDRMNHPVIHVSWNDAVKFCKWKGKRLPTEAEWEFACRTSLKNRLFPWGSNIMPKGEHRMNIWQGEFPLNNTKDDGFLATAPVDSFLQNDIGLYNMVGNVWEWTSDWWSTSHLRDPLINPQGPPSGTDKVKKGGSYMCHKKYCYRYRCGARSQNTPDSSASNLGFRCAKSVTS; encoded by the exons ATGAAAGACCAGCCAGTCCTCAGCTTTACAGTCTGGGGTGGCCTTAAATTCCATTCGATTTGTCATCTTATCCCGGAAAATACTTCAACTATCAGgatgaagattctgaaaagtAACTTCgtaagtttcctttttttgacCAATGTTCACCTGCTTCAATTCACTCAAGGATCTCAATCGCCTGAGCAAGGATGTGGATGTTCTTCAACGAGTCGAGGCAcctcagatttccctgaaacgaGTGAAGACTCATGCGCTTcgacaactttcaaaaattcattgcaaGATTTCAATGCCTTGGGCAAGTATCTCAAGCCTAAAGAGGCAACTATGGTTTTTCCCGATATGGTGCTGATACAGAAAGGCACTTTTGTCATGGGCTCCGACTCGCCGATTATCCCGGCTGATGGAGAAGGACCTGCCCGGGAAGTCACAGTAGATGGCTTTTTACTCGACAAGTATGAAACTAGTAACTCTGAATTTTCAGCTTTTGTTGAAGCAACAGGCCATGTAACAGAAGCTGAGAAATTTGGGGATTCATTCGTCTTTGATCCTCTAATTTCAGAGAAAGTGAAGGAGGGGATTTCCCAGGCAGTGGCGGCAGCTCCATGGTGGTTACCTGTCAAAGGAGCTTCTTGGAAACATCCTGAAGGATTAGATTCTAATATTGATG aCCGAATGAATCATCCTGTTATTCATGTGTCGTGGAACGAtgctgtaaaattttgcaaatggaAAGGCAAAAGGTTACCTACCGAAGCAGAATGGGAGTTTGCCTGTCGAACATCCCTCAAAAACAGATTATTTCCATGGGGAAGCAATATAATGCCCAAAGGTGAACACCG AATGAATATTTGGCAAGGCGAGTTTCCTCTCAACAATACCAAAGATGATGGATTTTTGGCGACTGCTCCTGTCGATTCATTCCTCCAGAATGACATCGGGCTGTACAACATGGTCGGAAATGTTTGGGAGTGGACCTCAGATTGGTGGAGCACCTCCCACTTGCGAGACCCTTTGATCAATCCT caaGGACCTCCATCAGGCACTGATAAAGTAAAAAAGGGAGGCTCTTACATGTGTCATAAGAAGTACTGTTACCGATATCGATGCGGGGCTCGGAGTCAAAACACTCCAGACAGCTCAGCCAGCAATCTTGGGTTCCGATGTGCGAAATCGGTTACCTCATAA